The Ascochyta rabiei chromosome 3, complete sequence genome segment AAACGCTGTAGGTATATGACGCTCTAAAACCTCAGAGGCGAGTCGTCAGAGACAACGACCCACCTCTCAAGGTCGCCGTTGTTGACCTTCTGGGCAGCGCGGGCGGCGGGGCTGCCGCTGCGCTCAGGAACGACGTAGTTCTTGACAAGACGGGCGGCGGGGCTGCCATTGACACCGTTGCTGAGAAGCAGGTTAGCGCTGCCGCCGAGGTTGCCGGAAACCTTGCTGGTGCGGGCAGTCTCGAGGAGCTTCTTCTTCAGCGCAGCCGGGTTCTGGCCAAGGCCGGTGGGGTCGGCAGCGATGAGAGTGGCCATAACACCGGTTGTGTGAGGGCAGGCCATGGATGTACCAGAGAGGAAGTTGATGATGTTGTCGCCGGTGCTCCACGCGCTGAGAATCTGCTCGCCGGGGGCGTAGATGTCAACGCACTTGCCGATGTTAGAGAAAGTGGAGACCTCGTTGTCGATGTTGACTGAGCCAACGGTGACAACGTTCGAGTTGCTTCCACCGAGGTGAGCGGGAGTTGAACCGCACGCATCAGTGCCATCATTACCGGCAGCAACGGAAACGTGGATACCAGCTTCACTAGCGCTGGCAATGACTTCGTCGACAGAATTTGCAGTTCCCTGAAGACCCCAGGACATGCTCATGATGGAACCTACGAAACCGGGCTGGGTCTTGCGCTTCTCGTGGTTGCTGATGACCCAATCCATACCAGCAATGGTGTCAGAGGACGAGCCAGAGCCATCATCGCCGAGGACCTTGACAGCGATGATGTTGGCACCCTGAGCGACGCCGAACTTCGCGCCACCAGCAGTACCAGCAACGTGAGTGCCGTGGCCGTCACCGTCGACAGATGATCCAGTAGCGGAGAAACCCTGGGTGCCGCGGCCAGTGAAAACAGCGTGAGATGTTCGCACACCAGTATCAATGACGTAAATGTCGACACCAGCACCGAGGTTCTCGTCGGAGAAAGAGTAGGTGAAGTCCTGAGACTGAGGTGATCCGGATGCGCCAGCGTCACTAGAGATGCGTTGCAGACCCCAGGGAGCGGCAGACTTTTGGCCGAAGGACTGTACGGAGACCTTCTCTTCGACGATGTTGACCTCGGGGTAATTCTTGGCAAGGTACTGAGCGTGGGTATCGCAGATTGCGAAGACCATGACCTTTATGCGGTCGTTGGTAGATTCCCATTTGACAACGTCGCCGTCATTGTCCTGGATTTCTAGTTCCTCCAGGTACTTCTTCACACCCCGGAATTGGGCAGTCTCATTGCGCATGAAGGTAATGATGTACTCCTTGGTCTCGGTAGAGTGGTTGCCGAACTTGGAAGGTGTGTTGCCAATGAAGCCTTCACCTGCAGCGAAGACGGTGCTGGCGAGGGTCAACAGACCGGTGATGGCGAAAGTAGTCCTCATTTTGAATTATGAACGGGATCCTGATCCTGCAGAAGttgaaagagagagaga includes the following:
- a CDS encoding Cerevisin: MRTTFAITGLLTLASTVFAAGEGFIGNTPSKFGNHSTETKEYIITFMRNETAQFRGVKKYLEELEIQDNDGDVVKWESTNDRIKVMVFAICDTHAQYLAKNYPEVNIVEEKVSVQSFGQKSAAPWGLQRISSDAGASGSPQSQDFTYSFSDENLGAGVDIYVIDTGVRTSHAVFTGRGTQGFSATGSSVDGDGHGTHVAGTAGGAKFGVAQGANIIAVKVLGDDGSGSSSDTIAGMDWVISNHEKRKTQPGFVGSIMSMSWGLQGTANSVDEVIASASEAGIHVSVAAGNDGTDACGSTPAHLGGSNSNVVTVGSVNIDNEVSTFSNIGKCVDIYAPGEQILSAWSTGDNIINFLSGTSMACPHTTGVMATLIAADPTGLGQNPAALKKKLLETARTSKVSGNLGGSANLLLSNGVNGSPAARLVKNYVVPERSGSPAARAAQKVNNGDLERWVVVSDDSPLRF